In Zingiber officinale cultivar Zhangliang chromosome 8B, Zo_v1.1, whole genome shotgun sequence, a single genomic region encodes these proteins:
- the LOC122016522 gene encoding Golgi apparatus membrane protein-like protein ECHIDNA: protein MDSIQPPVENYANPRTCLFHVLFKGAALAFYILSALFIDSFVIIFVVTVFLAALDFWVVKNVSGRILVGLRWWNEINEDGESIWKFECLDQESLARMNKKDSWLFWWTLYLTAVAWLFLAIFSLLRFQADYLLVVGVCLTLSIANIVGFTKCRKDAKKQIQQFATQTIASRFTSSLQTAFSVV from the exons ATGGATTCGATTCAG CCTCCAGTGGAGAATTATGCCAACCCTAGGACGTGCCTTTTCCATGTTCTTTTCAAG GGTGCAGCGCTGGCTTTCTACATCCTGTCGGCGCTCTTCATTGACAGTTTTGTCATCATTTTTGTGGTAACTGTTTTTCTTGCGGCTCTAGATTTCTGGGTCGTCAAGAATGTCAGTGGGAGGATTTTGGTCGGGCTGAGGTGGTGGAATGAGATCAATGAGGATGGAGAAAGCATTTGGAAGTTCGAGTGCTTGGATCAGGAG TCTCTTGCACGTATGAATAAGAAGGATTCTTGGCTCTTTTGGTGGACCCTTTATCTCACA GCTGTTGCGTGGCTTTTTCTAGCAATATTCTCACTTCTAAGATTTCAAGCAGATTATCTCCTTGTAGTAGGAGTTTGTTTGACCCTCAGCATCGCAAATATTGTTGGTTTCACTAAATGCCGTAAAG ATGCCAAGAAGCAGATTCAACAATTTGCAACTCAGACGATTGCATCCCGCTTCACTTCATCATTACAAACAGCATTTAGTGTCGTCTAA
- the LOC122016834 gene encoding uncharacterized protein LOC122016834 — MGNGLLSTLRWWPSGLRLSAAWSAVSLFLSANLSDAVVSLSGLRWPSDLRLSGLWSAISGAGDSGFRWRAVTAEAIDEVAWAAVTVLESVALISMLCCFFLFCGCSL, encoded by the coding sequence ATGGGCAACGGCCTCCTGTCCACGCTGCGCTGGTGGCCGTCCGGCCTCCGTCTCTCCGCCGCCTGGAGTGccgtctccctcttcctctctgccAACCTCTCCGACGCCGTCGTCAGCCTCTCCGGCCTCCGGTGGCCATCCGATCTCCGTCTCTCAGGCCTCTGGAGCGCCATCTCTGGCGCCGGCGACTCCGGCTTCCGGTGGCGAGCGGTCACCGCCGAGGCGATCGACGAGGTGGCGTGGGCCGCGGTGACGGTGCTGGAATCGGTGGCTCTGATCTCCATGCTCTGCTGCTTCTTTCTCTTCTGCGGATGCAGCTTGTGA
- the LOC122015501 gene encoding multifunctional methyltransferase subunit TRM112 homolog A-like, with product MRLLTHNMLSSNVKGVVDGFPLRLEAEKWVEKEVELNVDFLRHIFHKIEWKALAGAARAVGYGELPDEADAAMLDAEDFLRRFHHALLEIHVEEGALVCPDTGRRFPINKGIPNMLLNEDEI from the coding sequence ATGAGGCTTTTGACCCACAACATGCTCTCCAGCAACGTCAAGGGCGTCGTCGATGGCTTCCCGCTCCGCCTCGAGGCCGAAAAGTGGGTAGAAAAGGAGGTGGAGCTCAACGTCGACTTCCTCCGCCACATCTTCCACAAGATCGAGTGGAAGGCCCTCGCCGGCGCCGCTCGCGCGGTCGGTTACGGCGAGCTCCCGGACGAGGCCGACGCCGCGATGCTGGACGCCGAGGATTTCCTTCGCCGCTTCCACCACGCGCTGCTCGAGATCCATGTCGAGGAGGGCGCCCTCGTCTGCCCCGACACCGGCCGCCGATTCCCCATCAACAAGGGCATCCCCAACATGCTCCTCAACGAAGATGAGATATGA
- the LOC122015354 gene encoding uncharacterized protein LOC122015354 isoform X2: protein MIRKLRLLLLLLALVALTLTSRIRLGCAHEHHGEGEEEEKDEDEDESSCEAKPDIHLVAGYRPGTVTIDGRSDDWAGVDGPLLPLLPALDFDEDEAYGGGKMTVKAVHDGRNVYFMLQVAGEYAYSLDDDHKCPSVALMFQVGENATYKNMGGCSHMPGSCTDKNCHGHEVDIMHFSVGKAIPGRLYGSNLVDNSKGNGNDSFGHLVDVYAWNPHCRYLDGTGPPEDKSIGKNDWVGAWWHSSLVSHTGFIEEDSPYGKSGEQGTYLFEFSRPLRTMDRFQQDAQFTIGQTSKVAVAFWYPTDGKPWSKSQHFSASCNWLALDVAPASELSSVSPVSPRIGPSDAATSFALLLSVVSFCLTIFIGYWVSKTRPVPFTPIDSL, encoded by the exons ATGATCCGCAagcttcgtcttcttcttcttctattggcTCTCGTAGCTCTTACCCTCACCTCGAGGATCCGACTCGGCTGTGCGCACGAGCACCACGGCgagggggaggaggaggagaaagacGAGGACGAGGACGAGTCAAGCTGCGAGGCGAAACCCGATATCCATCTCGTCGCGGGTTACCGTCCAGGAACCGTCACCATCGACGGCCGATCAGATGACTGGGCGGGCGTTGATGGGCCTCTGCTCCCTCTCCTTCCCGCGCTCGATTTTGACGAGGATGAGGCTTACGGCGGCGGAAAGATGACTGTCAAG GCTGTGCATGATGGTCGAAACGTATACTTCATGCTGCAAGTTGCTGGCGAGTATGCTTATTCTTTGGA CGATGATCATAAATGTCCTTCAGTTGCTCTAATGTTTCAAGTTGGGGAAAATGCAACATATAAAAAT ATGGGAGGTTGTTCTCACATGCCTGGTTCATGCACTGATAAAAACTGCCATGGTCACGAGGTAGACATTATGCACTTTTCTGTTGGCAAAGCGATTCCTGGACGGCTATATGGTAGTAATCTTGTTGACAACAGTAAAGGAAATGGAAATGATAG TTTCGGACATCTGGTTGATGTTTATGCTTGGAATCCACACTGTCGTTACCTTGATGGAACTGGTCCTCCAG AAGATAAATCAATTGGGAAAAATGATTGGGTAGGAGCTTGGTGGCACAGTTCTCTAGTGTCTCATACAG GATTCATAGAAGAAGATTCTCCGTATGGGAAGAGCGGTGAGCAAGGCACTTACCTTTTCGAATTCTCCAGACCCCTGAGAACAATGGATCGTTTTCAACAG GACGCTCAGTTTACCATCGGCCAGACCAGCAAGGTGGCCGTTGCTTTCTGGTATCCAACAGATGGTAAACCATGGAGCAAATCCCAGCACTTCTCAGCTAGCTGCAATTGGTTGGCATTGGATGTAGCTCCAGCCTCTGAACTATCATCTGTCTCTCCTGTGTCACCAAGAATTGGGCCATCAGATGCAGCCACATCCTTCGCTTTGCTCCTATCGGTCGTCTCCTTCTGCCTCACTATATTTATCGGATACTGGGTTTCCAAAACTAGACCTGTGCCCTTCACACCTATCGACAGCCTATGA
- the LOC122015354 gene encoding uncharacterized protein LOC122015354 isoform X1, producing MIRKLRLLLLLLALVALTLTSRIRLGCAHEHHGEGEEEEKDEDEDESSCEAKPDIHLVAGYRPGTVTIDGRSDDWAGVDGPLLPLLPALDFDEDEAYGGGKMTVKAVHDGRNVYFMLQVAGEYAYSLDPRPQCSGWPSKRLTSDDHKCPSVALMFQVGENATYKNMGGCSHMPGSCTDKNCHGHEVDIMHFSVGKAIPGRLYGSNLVDNSKGNGNDSFGHLVDVYAWNPHCRYLDGTGPPEDKSIGKNDWVGAWWHSSLVSHTGFIEEDSPYGKSGEQGTYLFEFSRPLRTMDRFQQDAQFTIGQTSKVAVAFWYPTDGKPWSKSQHFSASCNWLALDVAPASELSSVSPVSPRIGPSDAATSFALLLSVVSFCLTIFIGYWVSKTRPVPFTPIDSL from the exons ATGATCCGCAagcttcgtcttcttcttcttctattggcTCTCGTAGCTCTTACCCTCACCTCGAGGATCCGACTCGGCTGTGCGCACGAGCACCACGGCgagggggaggaggaggagaaagacGAGGACGAGGACGAGTCAAGCTGCGAGGCGAAACCCGATATCCATCTCGTCGCGGGTTACCGTCCAGGAACCGTCACCATCGACGGCCGATCAGATGACTGGGCGGGCGTTGATGGGCCTCTGCTCCCTCTCCTTCCCGCGCTCGATTTTGACGAGGATGAGGCTTACGGCGGCGGAAAGATGACTGTCAAG GCTGTGCATGATGGTCGAAACGTATACTTCATGCTGCAAGTTGCTGGCGAGTATGCTTATTCTTTGGA CCCCCGGCCACAGTGCAGCGGTTGGCCCTCCAAGCGGTTAACCAG CGATGATCATAAATGTCCTTCAGTTGCTCTAATGTTTCAAGTTGGGGAAAATGCAACATATAAAAAT ATGGGAGGTTGTTCTCACATGCCTGGTTCATGCACTGATAAAAACTGCCATGGTCACGAGGTAGACATTATGCACTTTTCTGTTGGCAAAGCGATTCCTGGACGGCTATATGGTAGTAATCTTGTTGACAACAGTAAAGGAAATGGAAATGATAG TTTCGGACATCTGGTTGATGTTTATGCTTGGAATCCACACTGTCGTTACCTTGATGGAACTGGTCCTCCAG AAGATAAATCAATTGGGAAAAATGATTGGGTAGGAGCTTGGTGGCACAGTTCTCTAGTGTCTCATACAG GATTCATAGAAGAAGATTCTCCGTATGGGAAGAGCGGTGAGCAAGGCACTTACCTTTTCGAATTCTCCAGACCCCTGAGAACAATGGATCGTTTTCAACAG GACGCTCAGTTTACCATCGGCCAGACCAGCAAGGTGGCCGTTGCTTTCTGGTATCCAACAGATGGTAAACCATGGAGCAAATCCCAGCACTTCTCAGCTAGCTGCAATTGGTTGGCATTGGATGTAGCTCCAGCCTCTGAACTATCATCTGTCTCTCCTGTGTCACCAAGAATTGGGCCATCAGATGCAGCCACATCCTTCGCTTTGCTCCTATCGGTCGTCTCCTTCTGCCTCACTATATTTATCGGATACTGGGTTTCCAAAACTAGACCTGTGCCCTTCACACCTATCGACAGCCTATGA